A single window of Hemibagrus wyckioides isolate EC202008001 linkage group LG28, SWU_Hwy_1.0, whole genome shotgun sequence DNA harbors:
- the p2rx1 gene encoding P2X purinoceptor 1 isoform X2, which produces MRNFIKEAFADFFFEYETPRQVLVKNPKVGIACRILQLGVLAYIIGWVFIYEKGYQIQDTAISSVFTKMKGLAYTEQNGEERLWDVADYVFPDQGVSSFVVMTNFIMTVGQTQGKCPELADGSNNCTTDADCKKGEYKRTGNGRMTGKCINGTCEIQSWCPVQDDRVTPNPPLLAAAENFTLFIKNSISFPEFGVVRSNLVESVTPSYMKTCLFDPDNQPLCPIFKLGDIVSLSGFQFSKIAQLGGSIGVLIEWECNLDLRIEKCLPKYRFEGLYGNNSAASVGYNFRTAKYYTEDKIQRRTLMKVFGLYIEIIVHGQARKFDIIPTLTAIGSGVGIFGVATVVCDVLLLHLVPKKNFYKTLKFKSIPEEEEEPESLKMDQTKEPKQEN; this is translated from the exons ATGAGGAACTTCATCAAAGAAGCTTTTGCAGACTTCTTCTTCGAGTATGAGACTCCCCGGCAGGTGCTGGTCAAAAACCCAAAAGTGGGTATCGCCTGCAGAATCCTCCAGTTGGGGGTGTTGGCTTACATTATCGG ATGGGTGTTCATCTATGAGAAAGGCTACCAGATCCAAGACACGGCTATAAGCTCCGTTTTCACTAAGATGAAAGGACTAGCCTACACGGAACAAAATGGAGAGGAGAGGCTTTGGGACGTAGCCGATTATGTGTTCCCTGATCAG GGCGTCTCATCTTTTGTTGTGATGACAAACTTCATCATGACTGTGGGCCAGACACAGGGCAAATGCCCAGAG cTGGCGGATGGATCTAACAACTGCACTACGGATGCAGATTGCAAGAAGGGCGAATATAAACGTACAGGAAATG GGCGCATGACTGGGAAGTGCATAAACGGCACTTGTGAGATCCAAAGCTGGTGTCCGGTACAAGATGACCGCGTGACCCCGAA TCCTCCGCTTTTGGCAGCAGCTGAGAATTTCACACTCTTCATCAAAAACTCCATTTCCTTCCCTGAGTTTGGTGTAGTGAG AAGTAATCTAGTGGAAAGTGTGACTCCAAGTTACATGAAAACCTGCCTGTTTGACCCGGATAATCAACCACTGTGTCCCATCTTCAAGCTCGGAGACATCGTCAGCCTCTCCGGCTTCCAGTTCTCAAAGATAGCTCAATTG GGCGGATCAATAGGGGTCCTGATCGAGTGGGAGTGTAATCTGGACCTTCGTATTGAAAAATGCCTGCCCAAGTACAGATTCGAAGGCCTCTACGGAAACAATTCGGCAGCGTCAGTGGGCTACAATTTCAG AACGGCTAAATATTACACAGAGGACAAAATCCAAAGGAGAACACTCATGAAGGTGTTTGGCCTGTACATCGAGATCATCGTACATGGCCAG gcAAGGAAATTTGACATCATCCCGACGCTGACAGCCATAGGGTCAGGAGTGGGAATCTTCGGTGTG GCCACCGTCGTGTGTGATGTGCTTCTTCTGCATTTAGTGCCAAAGAAGAATTTCTATAAAACTCTGAAATTCAAATCCAtaccagaggaggaagag GAACCGGAATCGCTGAAGATGGACCAAACAAAG GAGCCAAAACAAGAAAACTGA
- the p2rx1 gene encoding P2X purinoceptor 1 isoform X1, whose translation MRNFIKEAFADFFFEYETPRQVLVKNPKVGIACRILQLGVLAYIIGWVFIYEKGYQIQDTAISSVFTKMKGLAYTEQNGEERLWDVADYVFPDQGVSSFVVMTNFIMTVGQTQGKCPELADGSNNCTTDADCKKGEYKRTGNESYKTDATVLPFEDEVGNERGRMTGKCINGTCEIQSWCPVQDDRVTPNPPLLAAAENFTLFIKNSISFPEFGVVRSNLVESVTPSYMKTCLFDPDNQPLCPIFKLGDIVSLSGFQFSKIAQLGGSIGVLIEWECNLDLRIEKCLPKYRFEGLYGNNSAASVGYNFRTAKYYTEDKIQRRTLMKVFGLYIEIIVHGQARKFDIIPTLTAIGSGVGIFGVATVVCDVLLLHLVPKKNFYKTLKFKSIPEEEEEPESLKMDQTKEPKQEN comes from the exons ATGAGGAACTTCATCAAAGAAGCTTTTGCAGACTTCTTCTTCGAGTATGAGACTCCCCGGCAGGTGCTGGTCAAAAACCCAAAAGTGGGTATCGCCTGCAGAATCCTCCAGTTGGGGGTGTTGGCTTACATTATCGG ATGGGTGTTCATCTATGAGAAAGGCTACCAGATCCAAGACACGGCTATAAGCTCCGTTTTCACTAAGATGAAAGGACTAGCCTACACGGAACAAAATGGAGAGGAGAGGCTTTGGGACGTAGCCGATTATGTGTTCCCTGATCAG GGCGTCTCATCTTTTGTTGTGATGACAAACTTCATCATGACTGTGGGCCAGACACAGGGCAAATGCCCAGAG cTGGCGGATGGATCTAACAACTGCACTACGGATGCAGATTGCAAGAAGGGCGAATATAAACGTACAGGAAATG AGAGCTACAAGACAGACGCGACCGTTCTGCCCTTCGAAGATGAAGTAGGCAATGAGCGAG GGCGCATGACTGGGAAGTGCATAAACGGCACTTGTGAGATCCAAAGCTGGTGTCCGGTACAAGATGACCGCGTGACCCCGAA TCCTCCGCTTTTGGCAGCAGCTGAGAATTTCACACTCTTCATCAAAAACTCCATTTCCTTCCCTGAGTTTGGTGTAGTGAG AAGTAATCTAGTGGAAAGTGTGACTCCAAGTTACATGAAAACCTGCCTGTTTGACCCGGATAATCAACCACTGTGTCCCATCTTCAAGCTCGGAGACATCGTCAGCCTCTCCGGCTTCCAGTTCTCAAAGATAGCTCAATTG GGCGGATCAATAGGGGTCCTGATCGAGTGGGAGTGTAATCTGGACCTTCGTATTGAAAAATGCCTGCCCAAGTACAGATTCGAAGGCCTCTACGGAAACAATTCGGCAGCGTCAGTGGGCTACAATTTCAG AACGGCTAAATATTACACAGAGGACAAAATCCAAAGGAGAACACTCATGAAGGTGTTTGGCCTGTACATCGAGATCATCGTACATGGCCAG gcAAGGAAATTTGACATCATCCCGACGCTGACAGCCATAGGGTCAGGAGTGGGAATCTTCGGTGTG GCCACCGTCGTGTGTGATGTGCTTCTTCTGCATTTAGTGCCAAAGAAGAATTTCTATAAAACTCTGAAATTCAAATCCAtaccagaggaggaagag GAACCGGAATCGCTGAAGATGGACCAAACAAAG GAGCCAAAACAAGAAAACTGA